In Anopheles arabiensis isolate DONGOLA chromosome 2, AaraD3, whole genome shotgun sequence, the genomic window gaggTCCCCTGTAAATGGTGAATGGTGttcggtggggggggggacgatGGTGGGATGGTTTGGTACAGACACGGAACtagctgttgggagattgaacagtaaacttgatGTTGTGGACAGACCGCTGCCTCATCCTGAGGGCTCACTGTTGACAGCAAGGCTGTCATCCTGTGACGTCCTCAGTGAGGATCGCGGCGCGAGCAGGACCAGTCGTCCTCTCCccgcattgcgtgtgtgttgcgttATTTTATACCCGTGTAATACAATAATACCAAATGGTAGTGACAAAATATatattctgtttgtgccgtacaCACCGTCTCATGTTTCATTTGTGCGGACACAACACTTGACATGCCGTCGAAGGGGCTCCTACGATCATCAGTCACAAGCCCTAAAATATTTGCTGGcggaggggaagggggggggggtttcccATGCCtagtaaatgaaataatactTAACGCGCGCAACAAAGCTCCCACCAACTACATTCGACGTTTGGCTTAAAGACCAACATATAAAGGTTCCCCGTAAAGTAATCGAATCAGTGCAGCCTACGTATCGCGCAGCTTACTCATCGAATTCAGTTCTGCTTACTTAGTTATCTGTGATAACAACATGTTTTTGATAAGAGATATAAAAACCCAAAGATTTGACACAAGCTTCTCAGTTCGACAGAGTATCCCAACGCATTGTGTTAAAGTGTTACCAGTGATTCAATGTAGACGCATCGGATAATCAATTTCCGGTAAGTGACATAATAAGTATTTACAAATCAATGTGTTGGAATAGAAAAAggagcaaaacccgtctgttATGGCGTTAAagtgaaaaagggaaagaaccactaaaatgtgatttaagtgttttattattacttaTCAATATTGTTAGTCTATCTTTGACGTTTTCAACACGCCCACACAACCCGATAGGCATGTTCTAGCTACGGGGGAGGACGGTTCGAATGTCCGTTTCCTCCCGCATCGGAGTTGTAGTAGCCATCGTGTGTATCAAACAGATCACTGGATCGCATCCATTAGATACTACGTCTATTTATGTTTGTTGTATTTATATTACATCTTATATTCTTCtattttcttcaaattaaTCAATATTTTAATGAAGTAGTCAGCGTCgtgcatttttaaaacaagGTTTAACTCATTTAATGATAAAATGTATCATTCTgtagcagtggcggattaggggaatcgggggccctaggtgaaaagacgagttgaggcaCTTGTAagtggtaactgatgaccgggaggagggggtactgACACACAgttgttgggagattgaacagtatacttaaattgccggcgGGGAGGGTGGCCATGGGCCCCTTACGATCATCGGTAACAGGCCCTAACATTGCTGCCGGCATaaagggatgggggggggagggggggtgcaAATGGTTTTCCACCCACGGGGctccaacgaccatctttctgggggcccttgtcgctaatactctgtcctTTGGCTAATACTTGTAGACATAccgcatactacagactagagatcttcCGGGCCTCTAAATCGGCGGGGTCCCAGGCGGCCCCGCTGTTATGTAgtttattattactttttagATATATCATCAATAAAAGATACTTTATATTTCATCACAATCGTGTACCAACTTCCTTACGTAGATAAATTAGTTAAAACGTGGTATATCATTCCATGCTCTAGAAATGAAATAAGGGTTTCACAAATTGGCTTCTGGTCTTCACTCTTTTATGGCGCTGTTAAGGTGCCAACATGTTGGATGTTTAGGTTGGGAGACAGGTTCCCATTATTTACAACGATGTCAAAATTATCGCTCTAAACCTTTACATTTGaacatttaaacaaacattcaaaccCTTTGGTTATATAATTGGCTCTGCGAAcatgttttataaaatttgGCTCTTGACTTTAGATCGCAAAGTTTGCGGTCTCTGTTCTAGACGATGAGGAACCAATCCCTTAGCTGTAATTTACTGTTATCATTCTGTTATCGACTTAAATATGAAAAACAACATGTTATCACTACTGTATGTGCTTACGTTATATGGTTTTCCAAGAAGGAGATAATGCGAAGCAAAATAACGCAAGGTTTTACAATCTTTGAGGAAATTAAACGATTACGATTACAACGAGATCTCTAGTTCAGCTGGCAGTGTGTAGGACAATAAAAGCACCTGCAGAACGGAATAACTTGGACCTGCAGAACGGCTAAATTATTATGTCACTCTCTGAATCACTCTGTACATTTGTTTGATGCATCATTTTAGCAGTTTTAAGTTATTTAACgaattgttaaatagtattgcAAATTAGTAGTCAAAACAAATATAAGTTATTTGTAATATACAGGTAGTCCCCCAGATACTCGGTACTTtctatacgcggattcggagatacgcggttttctaaagttgacagttctttgagcaaattgtactgatttgaccattgtaaaatgccaaatacagtagaacgtcgattatccggtcAGCTCGAGACCGAGTGgatgccggttaatcgatttccacggataatagtccaagaaatgtcaaattcataaatatttttttttaaattcactgGTTTTACTAGAAATGCACACCAAAATAATCGATTAATCAttagtagaatattttttgaatcaaTAACAATAGATTTAAAATTGTCTTTTATCAAAAATGAAGTTCAAAAGTATCACTAGACACTAGATTGCTGCATTATTTAGATcactatttatgtttttgctaGCCGGTTCATCGCAGAAAATGttcgccaactgtcaaattcatgcgcacggttaagccgcccaccggttaatccgtccccgaAAAATCGATGTTCTACTGTAATCTCCCTTTTGATTGAACGTTGAAAACCATTTCCGAAGGTTTAAAATTGTTATATTCAGTGAGAATCAtgtcaaaaaatatattgagTGGATAAAACCACCCCCTTACTTGTAAAATTTTTTGAAAACTaatgatattttagctggaagACActagattcgacttacgcggaaattcgagatacgcggttttttGCGGCCGTTAACAGTCCCcataaccgtgtatctcggggaccgcctgtacagtGACGTAGTTTTACTACAGTGCAGTTGCTGCTTTGTGTGATTATGCATGCCTAgaccaacaacggttgttgcgGCAAGGGATGAGAAAAAAGTAGGCGAACTATGGTCTAGTATAGTCTACATTCTGGTAGCATatgagtgttgtttgtttacgtatgTTTCTTCAAATAAGGGATCAGTGACGGTTAAACAAATGTCTGCAATATTTCCAATTTCATTTCAGAAAGATATAACAGAAACGGACATTCATTAGTCTTCcaagcaaaaaaatgaaaccggTCCAATTGATGCTCAACGTCATGATATTATCATTCTGTATCAAATTGCACGCAGCAAATATCCAAACGATCACAGAAGATGTAAATGAAAATGACACAAAAAGTCTCACCGTCGATTCGAATTATATACCCTCGTTTACCAAGTTTCCATGGGCTCCCATTGTCCCACAAAACATACGACCAATTCTACAGTTCATTAGCTCAATTTGAGGTGAACACGAATTTAAATGATGTAACAAGTGTTGTATTTGATATCGTTCAAGAAAATGATTCGACAGCTAACATACAAAATACATTTATCTTAGAGCAGGTCAATAACACCGCACACATAATACTGGGAGGCAAACTTGACTATGAAAAGGTGCAAGAATATAGAATCACGGTACGAGCAATGAATTTCAGAGGCTTGAAAGCAGATGCAACAATGCTCGTCAAGGTTTtagacgaaaacgataacatTCCAGAGTTTACAGGAGACTCGAATGGAGTTATCCTCGAACACGAGACAGTAGGCACGTTCGTGATGCAAGTAAAGGCACATGATAATGACGGGACATCGGCCCACAACATCGTATCGTATCGGCTCGAGGGTACTGCTCGACAGTATTTCCACATTGATAGTAAAACTGGCAACATTACGTCATTGGTGGAGTTCGATCGTGAGGCGAAGGATATTTATCCTGTAACTGTGGTTGCCGAAGATAACTCACCATCCGTCCTGTTCAATAATGGAAAGCCAAACAGTGCGGTAAAACAGTTGTTCATAAGAGTTTTGGACAAAAACGATCATCCACCACGGTTCGAGGAACAATACTACGAGGTGAATAACATACCAGAAGACGCTGACATCAATACAAGTGTTATCAAGGTGAAGGCAACGGATCTGGACAAAGATCCCAAGATTAAATACAGCATTATAGAGAATAACATTGGAAAGGCGTTTAAGATCGATGAGGACACCGGTCTTATTTCAGTTAACAAAAAGCTCGACTATGAATCGATTCAAGAATACGATTTAGTCGTGCAGGCCCATGACGGACTTTTTAAAAGCACAACCAACGTACggattcaaataaaaaatctgaatGACATTGCACCGCAAATTTTGAGCTTAACAAACGTCACGATCAAAGAAAACACCATTCCCTTGGATTGTATTGCAAATTTGTGGGCCTATGATCCAGACATCGAGAATTTTGAGTacccacaaaacaaacaatatgcACTTCCCAAAGAACACCAGCACCTCTTAAGCATCGACGACAAAGGATGTCTTAAACTGCTCCAGCCTCTTGATCGTGATCCTCCACATGGGCATGAAGTGTTACAAATCAATATTACCATTACAGATGAAAACGGTAAGGGAAGAACGGCGATGGAAACAGTTTACATCTTCGTTGAAGACATTAACGACAACGCGCCCCAGCTTACCAATAGAATGCCAGTTGTTTGGAGCGAGAACCGCCCTTCAGCCATGATCACGAAGCTGACTGCAGAAGACGCTGATGGAGAGCACAATGGACCGCCGTTCTTCTACAGTGTCGATCCCGACGCCCCAACCGAGATCAAAAATCGCTTCCAGACTGTAGGTGATGAGCTGTATTCATTGGTGGAGTTTGATCgggagcagcagaaacaataCTTGGTACCGATATTGATTCGAGACTCGGGTCACAAACCGATGAGCGCCGTCAGCAAACTGTTGGTGGTGATTGGTGACAAAAATGACAACGAAATGCAAATGGGCCAGAGCCACATTCTCGTCAACAATTACGAAGGCAAGCTGGCAGATACGCAGATAGGTCGAGTGTATGTCAGCGATCCAGATGATTGGGATGTATCAGACAAGATGTTCCTTTGGGATGAGATGACGCCCGAGACGAATAGGAAGCTCttcaaactcaacatcaacaacggtaTGATCACGATGATAAAAGGCACACCCGAAGGAATATACAATCTAGCGTTCACTGTGATTGAAGAATCATCCTATTTTCCACGACACAACGTATCTGCTCGAGTGACGGTAACAGTGAAGAACATCTTGGCGAAAACAGTCAACCAGAGTGGATCGATTCGCTTCTACAATGTAACGGCTGAGAAATTCATATCTCAGACACTGAGTGAGCTCAACACACCCATGTATCGACTTCAGCAAAGCATTGCAAGCATTGTGGATACCAGCCCAGATCAGGTGGACATATTCACGATCAACAATCGTAAGCTTGCCCGGGGTGCATTCTTGGACGTGTTCTTTGCAGTAGATGATACTATTTACACATCGTCAGAGGTCTTAAATGCAGTGTTAAGTTTGCATCTACGCCAATTGGAGGAAGACGTCGGGTATCGGATTGTGACGGTTGGTATCGATGAGTGCATCGAGAAAGGACAAACATGTACACAGACATGCGAGAACAAGGTCcttaaaacagcaaaaccaatCGTAGTGCACACCAACACTAACTCGTTTGTGGGAATGACCACCTTGGTGCAAGCAGAGTGCATCCCACAGATAGAATCTTCGTTGGTAGCATGCTTGAACGGTGGCACTTTCCAGAATGGTAAATGTAATTGTCCCACGAGGTTCGAAGGTCCCCAGTGTGAGAAATTGGACATCTGTTTTGATGGAATTGGGTATGCAATCTATCCATCGATCAACAGTGGCAACGTAAACAACATCAGCATCGAGTTATTGCCCCGACAAAAAGACGGGTTGGTATTCTACATGGGTCCTCTGAAGTATGATCCATCTTTGAAGGCATCACCTTTTCTGGCATTGAAAATCAACGATGGTATGTTGGTCTTACTATTGGACTATGGAACTGGGACGAGCCGTTTCGAGCATCAACAAATAGTTTTACACGAGATTACTAAAGTTCAGGTTATTTTACAGCCAAATaagattgaaataaaaacggTGAACAATAAGATGGTGAGCAGTAGGAGTCATTATGAAAACAAGGAATGGAGCGGGTTTCTTCCAGGTAATGTGTCTTTTCAACTAGGAGTTTCATCAATTAGTCTCGATAAGCTGGGATCGCTATACAGCTGGAAATATGTACCATTTACGAAGAGTTTTGATGGTTGTCTACGCAATCTTACAATAAACGGGCGCACGATAGACTTTACCCGAACGAGTCAAAAACataatgttttattcatttcccAAGGATTCACAGCAATAGTAGAACAATCGTTTTTGGTATGGATTGTATTTTTAAGTTTAGCGATAATGGTGATGTCGATACTAATCGCTATACGATTAAAGGACTTCTTAAAACCATGCATTAAGATATTAATCAGAAAACTGCAAACAGAATCAATGAACATGATTGTAGAATTGCATCCTGCACCTGAACAATTACCATCTTTTACCGAAGTCGATGAAAGAAGTGTCGGATTGTTGAGTGGTGTGTCAACTCCTTAAATCAATTGAGATATTTTTAGTGGTTCCAGAATCTCGTAGCTAGAGCAGCAAtatcttttaattttatagTAGAACATTTACCGTTCGATATCATAGgacagagagatagaaaatATGTTGAACAAAATATTAGATCATCAAAGGATAATCATTTTAGCTAGTTCATACTAATTTTAAGATAATTATcttgtaaaaataatacttttaaCTTTTTATATGTAGAAATGTAAATCAAAAATAAAGGGTTGGTAGGTTAAGAGTGTACAGATCACGATCCAATGCTCTTTTCCATACACCTTCCCATTTTTTGAAGTTCTTACATTTCTCAACTGATAATCTCTCTCAGGCTAGTTTAGCAATCTCTTATTATGCTGCTGTTGATACATTAGTCGTTCATAAGATAAAATAATTAGCCAAGTTTAGAATAAAATAAGACGACTAACTATTACTTTATGATTATCCTTCAATCTTACAGTTACAGTACAACCTTAGTAGGTGGTCTAGGGCTTAAATGGTACCTGTTTGAGGATAAAAAAACCTGAGGAGTGATGGGTCAAGTTGCACTGTAGCACCTCACACACATAGCACAATAAAGTGTATGAGCATATTTGCAcactaaataaaaatatggtAACACACTCACTGTGCGACCGCATAATGTTTGAGCGCACACATTGACTGAGTGGACTGTGGTACCACGCACAAACAGCACAATGGATTGTACGTGGTACCACAGCACCACACAGTAAAAAGTACGATTTGACCCATCACTAATCCGGAGAATGGGAGGTTTTGTGTGATCTTAGCTTATCGAGTCTAATAATTAAATTGCTTAATTGAAGAACCATAGTATCTGTAAGAAATCCACACCGTTATTTTCATAACTATTTTTTAATAGTaacaataattacaaaaacatGCATCAAATTAGCAAAGTGTCGGACGGATTTTTCTTCGAGCGACTATGCTAAAATTATGAACATTTCGTTTGaagctttctttttatttcagtttttgctgctttcatTTCAACAGAAGACAACAAACATGACCTAGTTGATTATTCCCTAGTGTGTTCCACTAAAACAGGCCTGGACGAGGTATCGCATGTGGTGACGGTTTAAGTTTTGCCATCATTTtgagttaattatttttagaaaAATTTGAACTAAATACGCAGTTATATTaaataatgtgtttttctGATGTAAATAATCTATAACCATCTCCAAACTATACCCTTCCTCAATCCACGTGTACAATGATCGGTACATTAGTGATGAtcactacttacaattttacatttgttctatttgttaTACTACAACTTTGAATTTTTACATATAAGTTGTTATGCGCTTATAAATGTACAAGGGGAATGAAAGTGAATtgatttaagaaaaatattacACCATCTGTCATTACTATATGGACAGTTGTTTTTCCTGATTTGCGGAAAATCCGGCTGAGATAGGTTAAAACAGTGCATCTATTAATTATGAAAAATACTATTCTTTGTCTATTTTTATCgacattttgaaacaattattACATGtcttattacaaaaaaaacgaatttagGGTCGTAACATATGTGTAAAGATATTTCGAAGAATAGGTTTTTATTCTAactaatacatttaaaaattgcccaaaaatacaaaaaaaaacttatttttggattttttgacttattcaaaataaattatttggcGATCTCTAAAACAAGTTTTTATAACTTGTTTTGAAGTGTTGTGAGCTTTATTACGACaattatcaatttttttttaaatatcaaacatttttaaaaacaattgtttgtgtgcagtaatgattgttttgaaaatacaaaacacaaaatatgtaaaaagatttctattaaaaaaaagaattaactGTCATGAGAGCCTTATCCAATTAGTGAATAATGGTTCAAAATTGATCCGATCAAACAACATCTATACTCATAAACTACCTAGCGAATACACAATCAAACTTTACAAGCAGACGGCTACGGACGCCTTTGTAGCGGTCTAAGAGAACGTCGATGGTGAAGTGGGTGGTAAGATGAAAAACAGGTTAGGATTACATTCCATAACTATGTATGTAATAATAGCAAACATTTGGGTTTGGCTAAAACGTTGTTATTGAGGTTTTTgagttgcttttgtttgatcggatCAATATTGGACCATTATTGACTAAAGGGATAAGGTTCTCATAGAAATTTAAGgtaattttttgattttttttacacattttggtttatatttttaaaacaatcattacgtacaaagaatgtttttttttcatgtttgatatttttaaaatttatattttgataattattctCATAAAACTCTAAATcgccaaaaaataaaaatctataAAACTATCCTAAAATATGTTCTTGAATTGAACTggacgatttttaaatgctttaatAAGtacaaaaaactttttttcaaaaagtcTTTGTAGTCATGGTACTACcctaaattgtttttttttttgtaataatgcATATAATAATGGTTataaaatgttaataaaataaacaaagatgTGCAATAATATTCTACCCAAATCACATTTTTATCCTTTGGATTTTCCCCAAATCGTGAAAAACAACTGTCCGTATAGTTATGGTAGGTGGTGTATAAAAGTTCTAAATTAAGACCAGGCCAAGAAATTTGCAAATTCTTCTTGTATTtgcctatttttgttttcttgttcatGATTTCGCTTGAAACGAGGCGAAGATCAAACTAGTGGCGGCAACATCAGCAGCCCTACGAATAAATAATCTAAACATAAGTAGGCGCGACGTACAGATaagtgaacgcacttttgaagtcgtcccagaattcatcTATCTAAGGCAGTGATTTCAAACTCGTTTTGGGTCGCAGGCCGCAGTTGGACGACGGTGGGGTAGGGGTGATTTCAATTGGCAAACATCATTAAGGAATTATTCTTGGACCTAGAATCTTATCTACTTTTTTGTAGCCTCCAATAACCTTCTTCTTCCTtgttttggctcaacaactgttgtcggtcaaggcctgcctgtactacttgtggggttggctttcagtgacttttggattacccccccatagcaggatagtcagtcctacgtatggcggcacggtctatttggggcttgaacccatgacgggcatgttgttaagtcgtacgagttgaccactttaccatgagaccggctaATAAACAGTTCatgaaatttatgaatttaCTCAAACATTACTTCAGTGGCGGTCGTCCCTACTCGGAAATTTTATAATTCATATTCAATTGTTCCAGATATCTGCTAACTTTCAGGCTACCTGGACAGTTCTTTAAACTTCGATGCTGCATTTTGACAACGGTAATGACTAATAACGGTAAATCAAAATGTATCGCTACATACACAATTTTTGGCAAGATATGTGGCCATTTTGTTGAGGAAAAGAGACTAACATCGACCTCATACAATTCATACCTTTTTTGAgtgcttagtttttcatgcattttaaATATATAGAGTTCTGAACGTctattatccgggggcggattaaccggcgggtggcttaaccgtgcgcacaAATGTGatctcaaagaacctgtcgctaCAGACAAAGCTGTGACTAAATAGCACTTAtttaccggtactcacatatgCCTTTCATACAAGGaaactgtccaaatctgacgaaactcTCTAGGCCGCGTTTGAGATGCTCAACAGgattgtttgctccgtatGTGATGAAGGTGTCCGCCATGAAGGCTGGGATAACGAATTGGCTGACGAAGGTACGAGATCGTCAGGGGTTTCGGATACTCGTGAAACTACTTGATAATTAGATCTATTCTTCAAATCTTTGTTGACGATTTTCGTTTGGCAAAAATACCACACGTATCACTCCTTCCTTGCTAGGTGTGCAAGAAAGCTGAAACACGTAAAGGTTAAagaaacaacatcaacagcgTTAATAACATCTAACGTAACGCTCTATACTAAGAATGACTAAGAAATGAGCACCTTCaagtaaaatttataaaacgaGTTTCTCTTTTTAATCCAAGACTGCATGATCATTTTCCAATTCATTCAGAAGCAATTTAGTTGGTTGAAAATGTTGACATTACAGGGTTCATAATGGAATCATAcaatggactacttgatccgCTCGAgggaatgtttgaaatagtTAGGGGATTTTTGCAatgttgctatggaggtttgtAGGCATATAGCGGAATCTTATAAACGCATAGGAGATGTTTTCAAAACAGTTATGACGTTTTGCAACCAGCTATGGAGCGAtcggttgtagcgctgtagaaattaaattgAGACCTTTTTTGTTCAGAACCTCGTTATGATTTGTGAGTTTGGGGTGATTATACACACGTTTTTAGTATCATCGTGCAAAATAATGAATCATTTGTAATTTTCATTTGCTGCTAAAACATTCTTCTATATTACATTCTATACTCTACTATGACGCATCCTCCGGAACATCTTtatgttcgagcatggagtttggaggagaaggatgaaccacgagcttgctgatCTGTACGGCAAATCGAGTATCCTGACGGTGGTGAGTGGCTGGAGAATCTTTTGAGGATGTCTGTGACTCATGCTCCACCAAGATGGTGTTCGACAGCAATCCCCAGTTCTTATTCTTAATTCCCCAGGTATTAGGCGCATGGGAGTACTGCGAACGcgatggctggatcaggtgaagcgagacctgtcggagatcgtgtgtctacatggatgagaggctgcagccagggtccgagcatcctggagaatgatGATTGACCGAGCCATGTCACttcgacgtgctctatcgtgagcaggccaacaataGAGAGTTCATTAAGTTCATATGCAAGAAGATAGGTAATGAAGCAGGAGAGCGCATTTGAGTGGCAAGGTTTGATTTCTGTTTAGCCCGACAGATTTATAATTTCTTGGATATTTTCGCTAATCTCTGCATAGCATAGAAGAAGTCCGTACCACATATTACTAGTTCATAACGGAATGGTCTTAGATTCATAGCGGTGCCATTATACATAAATGGTGGTAAATGTCGAAGAATATGTGTATAGTAAGGACCAGTGgtatatttattttgcttaGTGTGTAGGTTGTATATTTGTTGATGGAAAAGTATTCGTATACCCAATCCCGTTATCTTTCACGAAAGTTCGCGTGCTAAACAAAGATTGTTCATACTTTAGTGAAATGTGTATTCAAAGCGCAGTTGTTTATtcagaaaataaaaagcacTTGCATGAGGAACTTCAGGCGGTAAAATGTACTTACTTCAAATGTACTTACCCATGTAATGGAGACTAACGCTTGTAGTCTGAAAGAATACTGTCAATTTGAGGCAATAAAAGCATGGATCTGTAATGCTATTTAGTGGAAATTTATGTCAGATTTGAACTATGTTTTGCAAACAGCCAGAAAAAGAATTAATATCAGGAGCATTATGTCACTTAACTACCGTTTTTGAGAATCTTTTAAGACAAGGCTTATAAAACGATTGTATAACTTTAAACTATATCGAAACTCATCCGATTGACATTGTTAGAGTAATATTAGAACATTGCGAACAAAAACATATAACAACATCTTTTGCTATTATAATCCCAAATACATATTGGTTTCACACTGACTTA contains:
- the LOC120893481 gene encoding DE-cadherin-like, whose protein sequence is MNFRGLKADATMLVKVLDENDNIPEFTGDSNGVILEHETVGTFVMQVKAHDNDGTSAHNIVSYRLEGTARQYFHIDSKTGNITSLVEFDREAKDIYPVTVVAEDNSPSVLFNNGKPNSAVKQLFIRVLDKNDHPPRFEEQYYEVNNIPEDADINTSVIKVKATDLDKDPKIKYSIIENNIGKAFKIDEDTGLISVNKKLDYESIQEYDLVVQAHDGLFKSTTNVRIQIKNLNDIAPQILSLTNVTIKENTIPLDCIANLWAYDPDIENFEYPQNKQYALPKEHQHLLSIDDKGCLKLLQPLDRDPPHGHEVLQINITITDENGKGRTAMETVYIFVEDINDNAPQLTNRMPVVWSENRPSAMITKLTAEDADGEHNGPPFFYSVDPDAPTEIKNRFQTVGDELYSLVEFDREQQKQYLVPILIRDSGHKPMSAVSKLLVVIGDKNDNEMQMGQSHILVNNYEGKLADTQIGRVYVSDPDDWDVSDKMFLWDEMTPETNRKLFKLNINNGMITMIKGTPEGIYNLAFTVIEESSYFPRHNVSARVTVTVKNILAKTVNQSGSIRFYNVTAEKFISQTLSELNTPMYRLQQSIASIVDTSPDQVDIFTINNRKLARGAFLDVFFAVDDTIYTSSEVLNAVLSLHLRQLEEDVGYRIVTVGIDECIEKGQTCTQTCENKVLKTAKPIVVHTNTNSFVGMTTLVQAECIPQIESSLVACLNGGTFQNGKCNCPTRFEGPQCEKLDICFDGIGYAIYPSINSGNVNNISIELLPRQKDGLVFYMGPLKYDPSLKASPFLALKINDGMLVLLLDYGTGTSRFEHQQIVLHEITKVQVILQPNKIEIKTVNNKMVSSRSHYENKEWSGFLPVFAAFISTEDNKHDLVDYSLVCSTKTGLDEVSHVVTV